In Burkholderia savannae, one genomic interval encodes:
- the gspE gene encoding type II secretion system ATPase GspE has protein sequence MTQALAQGIQDQPTGNAPSPLAARLLPYGFAKAGQILIAHQHADTLEVWISERTSPAALAEVARNFGAISLRRVPADELAQAINQAYARQDGSAAQIVGEVEGEVDLSRLMQDIPEVEDLLESEDDAPIIRMINALLTQAAREQASDIHIEPFENASVVRFRVDGTLRDVVRPKKALHGALISRIKIMAQLDIAEKRLPQDGRITLRVGGRPVDVRVSTLPTGHGERAVLRLLEKDAQRLNLEALGMGRDTLGQFDKLISRPHGIVLVTGPTGSGKTTTLYASMSRLETATTNIMTVEDPIEYDLAGIGQTQVNERIGMTFARALRSILRQDPDIIMIGEIRDLETAQIAVQASLTGHLVLATLHTNDAASAVTRLTDMGVEPYLLASSLLGVLAQRLVRQLCPVCKEERHEDGRTIWHPVGCDKCGHSGYTGRRGVYELLVVDDAIRSLIHRNAADAEILATGRANGMRTLRDDAERWLAAGATSLEEVLRVTGGA, from the coding sequence GTGACGCAGGCGCTCGCGCAAGGTATCCAGGACCAGCCGACGGGTAACGCGCCGTCGCCGCTCGCCGCGCGGCTCTTGCCGTACGGCTTCGCGAAGGCCGGCCAGATCCTGATCGCGCACCAGCACGCGGACACGCTCGAAGTGTGGATCAGCGAGCGCACGAGCCCGGCCGCGCTCGCCGAGGTGGCGCGCAACTTCGGCGCGATCTCCTTGCGGCGCGTGCCGGCCGACGAGCTCGCGCAGGCGATCAACCAGGCGTACGCGCGCCAGGACGGCAGCGCCGCGCAGATCGTCGGCGAGGTCGAGGGCGAAGTCGACCTGTCACGGCTGATGCAGGACATCCCCGAGGTGGAGGATCTGCTCGAGTCCGAAGACGACGCGCCGATCATCCGGATGATCAACGCGCTCCTCACGCAAGCGGCGCGCGAGCAGGCGTCGGATATCCACATCGAGCCGTTCGAGAACGCGTCGGTCGTGCGCTTTCGCGTCGACGGCACGCTGCGCGACGTCGTGCGCCCGAAGAAGGCGCTGCACGGCGCGCTCATTTCGCGGATCAAGATCATGGCGCAGCTCGACATCGCCGAGAAGCGCCTGCCGCAGGACGGCCGCATCACGCTGCGCGTCGGCGGCCGGCCCGTCGACGTGCGGGTGTCGACGCTGCCGACCGGGCACGGCGAGCGCGCGGTGCTGCGTCTGCTCGAAAAGGACGCGCAGCGCCTGAATCTCGAAGCGCTCGGGATGGGCCGCGACACGCTCGGCCAGTTCGACAAGCTGATCTCGCGCCCGCACGGCATCGTGCTCGTCACGGGCCCGACTGGCTCGGGCAAGACGACGACGCTGTACGCGTCGATGTCGCGCCTCGAGACCGCGACGACCAACATCATGACGGTCGAAGATCCGATCGAATACGATCTCGCCGGCATCGGCCAGACGCAGGTGAACGAGCGCATCGGGATGACGTTCGCGCGCGCGCTGCGCTCGATCCTGCGTCAGGACCCGGACATCATCATGATCGGCGAAATCCGCGACCTCGAAACCGCGCAGATCGCCGTGCAGGCGTCGCTGACGGGCCACCTGGTGCTCGCGACGCTGCACACGAACGACGCGGCGTCGGCCGTCACGCGTCTCACCGACATGGGCGTCGAGCCGTACCTGCTCGCGTCGTCGCTGCTCGGCGTGCTCGCGCAGCGGCTCGTGCGCCAGCTCTGCCCGGTGTGCAAGGAGGAGCGGCACGAGGACGGCCGCACGATCTGGCATCCGGTCGGCTGCGACAAGTGCGGGCATTCGGGCTACACGGGGCGTCGCGGCGTCTACGAGCTGCTCGTCGTCGACGACGCGATCCGCTCGCTGATCCATCGCAACGCCGCGGACGCCGAGATTCTCGCGACCGGCCGCGCGAACGGAATGCGCACGTTGCGCGACGACGCCGAGCGCTGGCTCGCGGCGGGCGCGACGTCGCTCGAGGAAGTGCTGCGCGTGACGGGAGGCGCATAG
- the gspD gene encoding type II secretion system secretin GspD, with protein sequence MTRTRFALRRVATALVVAGIVVAQAAHAQVTLNFVNADIDQVAKAIGAATGKTIIVDPRVKGQLNLVAERSVPEDQALKTLQSALRMQGFALVQDHGVLKVVPEADAKLQGVPTYIGNTPQARGDQVVTQVFELHNESANNLLPVLRPLISPNNTITAYPANNTIVVTDYADNVRRIARIIAGVDSAAGSQVAVVPLRNANAIDIAAQLTKLLDPGAIGNTDATLKVTVQADPRTNALLLRASNAQRLAAAKKIAQQLDAPSGVPGNMHVVPLRNADAVKLAKTLRGMLGKGGGESGSSASSNDANAFNQGGSQSGSSFSTGTSGTPPLPSGLSSSGSSGGTGGTMGGGGLGTGGLLGGDKDKSDENQPGGMIQADAATNSLIITASDPVYRNLRAVIDQLDARRAQVYIEALIVELNSNTAGNLGIQWQVANNALYAGTNLASTAGSVAANSITNLTANATNPLNVLNALTPGLNIGWLHDMFGVKGLGGLLQYFAGVSDANVLSTPNLVTLDNEEAKIVVGQNVPIATGSYSNLTSGTSNSAFNTYDRRDVGLTLHVKPQITDGGILKLQLYTEDSSVVSGTTNTTTNPAGPTFNKRSLQSTVLADNGEIIVLGGLMQDNYQVSNQKVPLLGDIPWIGQLFRSETKQRQKTNLMVFLRPVIISDRETAQAVTSNRYDYIQGVTGAYKSDNNIMRDKDDPIVPPMPLGPSQGGSPSMNLFDIDKMRRQQAAPPAPASAPAAASDMGAASPGARP encoded by the coding sequence ATGACAAGAACTCGCTTTGCTTTGCGGCGCGTCGCAACGGCGCTCGTCGTCGCCGGAATTGTCGTCGCGCAGGCCGCTCACGCTCAGGTCACGCTCAATTTCGTCAATGCGGACATCGACCAGGTCGCGAAGGCGATCGGCGCCGCGACGGGCAAGACGATCATCGTCGACCCGCGCGTCAAGGGGCAGCTGAACCTGGTCGCCGAACGCTCCGTGCCGGAAGATCAGGCGCTGAAGACGCTGCAGTCCGCGCTTCGGATGCAAGGTTTCGCGCTCGTCCAGGATCACGGCGTCCTGAAAGTCGTGCCGGAAGCCGACGCGAAACTGCAGGGCGTGCCGACTTACATCGGCAACACGCCGCAGGCGCGCGGCGACCAGGTCGTCACGCAGGTGTTCGAGCTGCATAATGAATCGGCCAACAACCTGCTTCCGGTGCTGCGCCCGCTGATCTCGCCGAACAACACGATCACCGCGTATCCGGCCAACAACACGATCGTCGTCACCGATTACGCGGACAACGTGCGCCGGATCGCGCGGATCATCGCGGGCGTCGACAGCGCGGCGGGCTCGCAGGTCGCCGTCGTGCCGCTCAGGAACGCGAACGCGATCGACATCGCCGCGCAGCTGACGAAGCTGCTCGATCCGGGCGCGATCGGCAACACCGACGCGACGCTCAAGGTCACCGTGCAGGCCGATCCGCGGACCAACGCGCTGCTTTTGCGCGCGTCGAACGCGCAGCGCCTCGCCGCGGCGAAGAAAATCGCGCAGCAGCTCGACGCGCCGAGCGGCGTGCCGGGCAACATGCACGTCGTGCCGCTGCGCAACGCCGATGCGGTGAAGCTCGCGAAGACGCTGCGCGGAATGCTCGGCAAGGGCGGCGGCGAAAGCGGCTCGTCGGCGAGCTCGAACGATGCGAATGCGTTCAATCAGGGCGGCTCGCAGAGCGGCTCGAGCTTCTCGACGGGCACCTCGGGCACGCCGCCGCTGCCGTCGGGATTGTCGTCGTCGGGCTCGTCGGGCGGCACCGGCGGCACGATGGGCGGCGGCGGTCTAGGCACGGGTGGCCTCCTCGGCGGCGACAAGGACAAGAGCGACGAGAACCAGCCGGGCGGCATGATCCAGGCCGACGCGGCGACGAACTCGCTCATCATCACCGCGTCGGACCCGGTGTACCGGAATCTGCGGGCGGTCATCGATCAACTCGATGCGCGCCGCGCTCAGGTCTACATCGAGGCGCTGATCGTCGAACTGAACTCGAATACGGCCGGCAACCTCGGGATTCAGTGGCAGGTCGCGAACAATGCCCTCTATGCGGGCACCAATCTGGCGAGCACGGCGGGCAGTGTGGCCGCCAACAGCATCACCAATCTGACGGCCAACGCGACGAACCCGCTTAACGTGCTGAATGCGCTCACGCCGGGACTCAACATCGGCTGGCTGCACGACATGTTCGGCGTCAAGGGGCTCGGCGGGCTGCTACAGTACTTCGCGGGCGTGAGCGATGCGAACGTGCTGTCGACACCTAACCTGGTCACGCTCGACAACGAGGAAGCGAAGATCGTTGTGGGCCAGAACGTGCCGATCGCGACGGGCTCGTACTCGAATTTGACGAGCGGGACGTCGAACTCCGCGTTCAACACGTATGACCGTCGCGACGTCGGCCTCACGCTGCATGTGAAGCCGCAGATCACCGATGGCGGGATTCTCAAGCTGCAGCTCTATACCGAGGATTCGTCGGTCGTCAGCGGCACGACGAACACGACGACGAACCCGGCCGGCCCGACGTTCAACAAGCGCTCGCTTCAGTCGACGGTGCTTGCCGACAACGGCGAGATCATCGTGCTGGGCGGCTTGATGCAGGATAACTACCAGGTGTCGAACCAGAAGGTGCCGCTGCTGGGCGACATCCCGTGGATTGGCCAACTGTTCCGTTCCGAGACGAAGCAGCGCCAGAAAACGAACCTGATGGTGTTCCTGCGCCCCGTGATCATTTCCGACCGCGAGACTGCGCAGGCGGTGACGTCCAATCGCTACGACTACATCCAGGGCGTGACGGGGGCGTACAAGTCGGACAACAACATCATGCGCGACAAGGACGACCCGATCGTTCCGCCGATGCCGCTCGGCCCGAGCCAAGGCGGCTCGCCCTCGATGAACCTGTTCGACATCGACAAGATGCGGCGTCAGCAAGCCGCTCCGCCCGCGCCCGCCAGCGCGCCGGCGGCGGCGAGCGACATGGGCGCCGCGTCGCCGGGAGCCCGTCCGTGA
- a CDS encoding lytic transglycosylase domain-containing protein, with product MINRFVLVAMFAAGAWFASAPARADCYDEAAKYQKVNPLILRAIAWQESHNRPDALNKNTNGSIDYGLMQINSIHLPTLSRYGITKGTLMEPCKNVYIAAWHLRRKMDKYGNTWQAVGAYHSESPSLRDKYARQIADILVRWKLMPAPSARDTQNAQR from the coding sequence ATGATCAATCGGTTCGTTCTTGTCGCGATGTTTGCCGCCGGCGCATGGTTCGCCAGCGCACCCGCACGCGCCGACTGTTACGACGAAGCCGCGAAGTATCAGAAGGTGAATCCGCTGATCCTGCGCGCGATCGCGTGGCAGGAATCGCATAACCGCCCGGACGCGCTCAACAAGAACACGAACGGCTCGATCGATTACGGCCTCATGCAGATCAACTCGATCCATCTGCCGACGCTGTCCCGCTACGGAATCACGAAGGGCACGCTGATGGAGCCTTGCAAGAACGTCTATATCGCCGCATGGCATCTGCGCCGCAAGATGGACAAGTACGGCAACACCTGGCAAGCGGTGGGCGCCTACCATTCGGAATCGCCTTCGCTGCGCGACAAGTACGCGAGGCAAATCGCCGACATTCTGGTTCGATGGAAGCTGATGCCCGCGCCTAGCGCGCGGGATACGCAGAACGCGCAGCGCTGA
- a CDS encoding GTP-binding protein — translation MNQPLPVTVLSGFLGAGKTTLLNHILANRAGLKVAVIVNDLAAVNVDATLVRDAAELSHVEERLVEMSNGCICCTLRDDLLVEIRRLAAENRFDAILIESTGIAEPMPIAETFTFVDDDGSTLEDVARLDTMVTVVDAFNFLRDYARDDALAERGLAATDEDDRTLVELLIEQIEFCDVLVVNKADLVDADALARLQRILANLNPRARQIVSRFGDVPLADVIDTKLFDFDAAASAPGWLASLEHRHDYDEDEHGQGNGHVHGEADEYGIGHFVYRARRPFHPERLWTLLHEEWKGVLRSKGFFWLATRNDIAGSLSQAGGVCRHGPAGHWWAAQDRAEWPEQGDELYNEIVADWHGDLADTSIGDRRQELVMIGVGLDAPAWRAKFDACLLTDAECAQGKDAWASYADPFPAWDVDDHDHAHDHDHGHDHDHDHGDDAEIVHRH, via the coding sequence ATGAATCAGCCGTTGCCCGTCACCGTGCTGTCCGGCTTCCTCGGCGCCGGCAAGACCACGCTGCTCAATCACATCCTCGCGAATCGCGCCGGCCTGAAGGTCGCCGTGATCGTCAACGATCTCGCCGCCGTCAACGTCGATGCGACGCTCGTGCGCGACGCGGCCGAGCTGTCGCACGTCGAGGAACGCCTCGTCGAAATGTCGAACGGCTGCATCTGCTGCACGCTGCGCGACGATTTGCTCGTCGAGATCCGCCGCCTCGCGGCCGAAAACCGCTTCGATGCGATCCTGATCGAATCGACCGGCATCGCCGAGCCGATGCCGATCGCCGAGACCTTCACGTTCGTCGACGACGACGGCTCGACGCTCGAGGATGTCGCGCGCCTCGACACGATGGTCACCGTCGTCGACGCGTTCAACTTCCTGCGCGACTACGCCCGCGACGACGCGCTCGCGGAACGCGGCCTCGCCGCGACCGACGAGGACGACCGCACGCTCGTCGAGCTGCTGATCGAGCAGATCGAATTTTGCGACGTGCTCGTCGTCAACAAGGCGGATCTCGTTGACGCCGACGCGCTCGCGCGCCTGCAGCGCATCCTCGCGAACCTGAATCCGCGCGCGCGGCAGATCGTGAGCCGCTTCGGCGACGTGCCGCTCGCCGACGTGATCGACACGAAACTCTTCGACTTCGACGCAGCCGCGAGCGCGCCCGGCTGGCTCGCGTCGCTCGAGCATCGGCATGACTACGACGAAGACGAGCACGGCCAAGGCAATGGGCACGTGCATGGCGAAGCCGACGAATACGGCATCGGCCACTTCGTCTATCGCGCGCGCCGGCCGTTCCATCCGGAGCGGCTGTGGACGCTGCTGCACGAAGAGTGGAAGGGCGTGCTGCGCAGCAAGGGCTTCTTCTGGCTCGCGACGCGCAACGACATCGCCGGCTCGCTGTCGCAGGCGGGCGGGGTGTGCCGGCACGGTCCGGCCGGGCACTGGTGGGCGGCGCAGGACCGCGCCGAATGGCCGGAACAGGGCGACGAACTGTACAACGAGATCGTTGCCGACTGGCACGGCGACCTCGCCGATACGTCGATCGGCGATCGCCGACAGGAACTCGTGATGATCGGCGTCGGGCTGGATGCGCCCGCGTGGCGCGCGAAGTTCGATGCGTGCCTGCTCACCGACGCCGAATGCGCGCAAGGCAAGGATGCGTGGGCAAGCTACGCGGACCCGTTCCCGGCATGGGACGTCGACGATCATGACCACGCCCATGATCATGATCACGGCCATGACCATGATCACGATCACGGCGACGACGCCGAAATCGTCCACCGCCACTGA
- a CDS encoding HU family DNA-binding protein: MNKQELIDAVAAQTGASKAQTGETLDTLLEVIKKSVSKGDSVQLIGFGSFGSGKRAARTGRNPKTGETIKIPAAKTVKFTAGKAFKDAVNKR, translated from the coding sequence ATGAACAAACAGGAACTGATCGACGCCGTCGCCGCCCAGACGGGCGCCAGCAAGGCTCAAACCGGCGAAACGCTGGACACGCTCCTCGAAGTGATCAAGAAGTCTGTGTCGAAAGGCGACTCAGTTCAACTGATCGGCTTCGGCAGCTTCGGCTCGGGCAAGCGCGCAGCGCGCACCGGCCGCAATCCCAAGACGGGCGAGACCATCAAGATCCCGGCAGCCAAGACGGTTAAGTTCACGGCGGGCAAGGCGTTCAAGGACGCAGTGAACAAGCGCTGA
- the mnmC gene encoding bifunctional tRNA (5-methylaminomethyl-2-thiouridine)(34)-methyltransferase MnmD/FAD-dependent 5-carboxymethylaminomethyl-2-thiouridine(34) oxidoreductase MnmC, which produces MPDRIVPATLVFREDGTVVSPLYGDIYHSAAGALAQADHVFIRGNDLPKRWQHEQTFTIFETGFGTGCNFLATWAAWRADPSRCERLHFVSVEKHPFARDDLRRAAAHIVAYTTIEPLVDELANAWPALTPGVHRLEFDGARVTLTLAFGDALDVLPNLVLRANAFYLDGFAPTKNADLWSPAIFKSLAKLADDHATFATYTSSGAVKRALDEAGFACRKVEGFAGKRAMLVGEFAPRWRVRRHEPPRALDVGTRDALVIGAGLAGCAVVERLAARGWHVTLVERRERIASEASGNPAGVFHPMIARDDNLASRLSRAGFLHALGRWRALERAGHAFARSTRGLVQLATSDDEFERMRDTIDALGVPAELAAALSRDQTRALLQTEVAHGGWWFPQGGSISPAALAAAQCAAAGERLVRIAGVEVARLERGGDGRWRALDASGATLAQASVVVVANAADAARVAGLRHAPTQRVRGQLTLLPPGSAPAVPLPVIGDGYVVPLADGVTLTGATYEPDDADTALREAGHRENLERLERLLPAFSATTLDARTLAGRVGFRCVASDRLPLVGELPDETAAARNAAALTGARLRDVPRAAGLYGAFGYGSRGLVWASLGADLIAAQIEGEPWPLERELAEAIDPARFLVRALRHGRAD; this is translated from the coding sequence ATGCCCGATCGAATCGTTCCGGCGACGCTCGTCTTCCGCGAAGACGGCACCGTCGTCTCGCCGCTCTACGGCGACATCTACCATAGCGCGGCCGGCGCGCTTGCTCAGGCCGACCATGTGTTCATCCGCGGCAACGACCTGCCGAAGCGCTGGCAGCACGAGCAAACTTTCACGATTTTCGAGACAGGATTCGGCACCGGCTGCAACTTTCTCGCGACGTGGGCCGCGTGGCGCGCGGACCCGTCTCGCTGCGAGCGGCTTCACTTCGTGTCGGTCGAAAAGCACCCGTTCGCGCGCGACGATCTGCGTCGCGCCGCCGCGCATATCGTTGCATATACAACCATTGAGCCGCTCGTCGACGAACTCGCGAACGCGTGGCCCGCGCTGACGCCAGGCGTGCATCGCCTCGAATTCGACGGCGCTCGCGTGACGCTCACGCTCGCGTTCGGCGACGCGCTCGACGTGCTGCCGAATCTCGTGCTGCGCGCAAACGCGTTCTATCTCGACGGCTTCGCGCCGACGAAGAACGCGGATCTATGGTCGCCCGCGATCTTCAAATCGCTCGCGAAACTCGCCGACGACCATGCGACGTTCGCGACGTACACGAGCTCGGGCGCAGTCAAGCGCGCGCTAGACGAAGCGGGGTTCGCGTGTCGGAAAGTTGAAGGCTTCGCGGGCAAGCGCGCGATGCTCGTCGGCGAATTCGCGCCGCGCTGGCGCGTGCGGCGCCATGAGCCGCCGCGCGCGCTCGACGTCGGCACGCGCGATGCGCTCGTGATCGGCGCGGGGCTCGCGGGATGCGCGGTCGTCGAGCGGCTCGCGGCGCGCGGCTGGCACGTGACGCTCGTCGAGCGGCGCGAACGGATTGCGAGCGAGGCGTCCGGCAATCCCGCCGGCGTGTTCCATCCGATGATCGCGCGCGACGACAACCTCGCGTCCCGACTGTCGCGCGCCGGTTTTCTGCATGCGCTCGGACGCTGGCGCGCGCTCGAGCGCGCCGGACACGCGTTCGCGCGCAGCACGCGGGGCCTCGTGCAGCTCGCGACGTCGGACGACGAATTCGAGCGGATGCGCGACACCATCGATGCGCTCGGCGTGCCGGCGGAGCTCGCGGCGGCGCTGTCGCGCGACCAAACGCGAGCGCTGCTGCAAACCGAGGTCGCGCACGGTGGCTGGTGGTTTCCGCAAGGCGGCTCGATCAGCCCCGCCGCGCTCGCGGCCGCGCAGTGCGCGGCGGCCGGCGAACGGCTCGTGCGCATCGCCGGCGTCGAAGTCGCGCGGCTCGAGCGCGGCGGCGACGGCCGCTGGCGCGCGCTCGACGCATCGGGCGCGACGCTTGCACAGGCGAGTGTCGTCGTCGTCGCGAACGCGGCCGACGCCGCGCGCGTCGCGGGCCTTCGGCACGCACCGACGCAGCGCGTGCGCGGCCAGTTGACGCTGCTGCCGCCGGGCAGCGCGCCCGCCGTGCCGCTGCCCGTGATCGGCGACGGCTACGTCGTGCCGCTCGCCGACGGCGTCACGCTGACGGGCGCGACGTACGAGCCGGACGATGCCGACACGGCGCTGCGCGAAGCGGGCCATCGCGAAAACCTCGAACGGCTCGAGCGGCTGCTGCCCGCTTTTTCCGCGACGACGCTCGACGCGCGCACGCTTGCGGGGCGCGTCGGCTTTCGCTGCGTCGCGAGCGACCGGCTGCCGCTCGTCGGCGAGCTGCCCGACGAAACGGCGGCCGCGCGCAATGCGGCTGCGCTCACCGGCGCGAGGCTGCGCGACGTGCCGCGCGCGGCTGGCCTGTACGGCGCATTTGGCTATGGCTCGCGCGGGCTCGTCTGGGCCTCGCTCGGCGCCGACCTGATCGCCGCGCAGATCGAAGGAGAGCCGTGGCCGCTCGAACGCGAGCTCGCCGAAGCGATCGACCCGGCTCGCTTCCTCGTGCGCGCATTGCGTCACGGGCGCGCCGACTGA
- a CDS encoding cation:proton antiporter produces the protein MKSAFSFLPNWPLAPDAIFWAGFALFAAGLCGELCYRAWRLPRITGYAVIGLIAGSFGFGVIDASTDDTSRLLVNVALGLLLFELGSRLDLRWIRRNPWLIASSLAEATLTFVLVLAVLLLLKVPGMIALVLAAIAISTSPAMVIQLKTELRAEGQVSQRLITLSALNSVYAVVLTKLVTSWLHQEAYGNVFATILQPIYLLAGSFIVAYLFARACNYLFRHVAATMRDEHSFVALFGLVVLAIAVAQVLKLSTMLTLLLAGIIVKNLEARPQLWPEHFGTAGWLLTVILFVLTLTSFAWQDIVAGGLVAGALIATRFVAKLVGVLAFAKPSGLGVKQGVALGFSLVPMSALAYLLVDDTYQLYPNFDPRLRAVIMCSIVVLQLIGPLVVYRSLSAVGERRDAT, from the coding sequence ATGAAGTCAGCGTTCTCGTTTCTACCCAACTGGCCGCTCGCCCCGGATGCGATCTTCTGGGCCGGCTTCGCGCTCTTCGCAGCAGGCCTCTGCGGCGAGCTCTGCTATCGAGCATGGCGCCTGCCGCGCATCACCGGCTACGCGGTGATCGGCCTCATCGCAGGCTCGTTCGGCTTCGGCGTGATCGATGCGAGCACCGACGACACGTCGCGGCTCCTCGTCAACGTCGCGCTCGGGCTGCTGCTGTTCGAACTCGGCAGCCGGCTCGACTTGCGCTGGATTCGCCGCAATCCGTGGCTCATCGCGTCGAGTCTCGCCGAGGCGACGCTCACGTTCGTACTCGTGCTCGCGGTGCTGCTGCTCCTCAAGGTGCCGGGGATGATCGCGCTCGTGCTCGCGGCGATCGCGATCTCGACGTCGCCCGCGATGGTGATCCAGCTGAAGACCGAATTGCGCGCGGAAGGGCAGGTGTCGCAGCGGCTCATCACGCTCTCCGCGCTCAACAGCGTCTACGCAGTCGTGCTGACGAAGCTCGTCACGAGCTGGCTGCATCAGGAAGCGTACGGCAACGTGTTCGCGACGATCCTGCAGCCGATCTATCTGCTCGCCGGCTCGTTCATCGTCGCGTATCTGTTCGCTCGTGCATGCAATTATCTGTTCAGGCACGTCGCCGCGACGATGCGCGACGAGCATTCGTTCGTCGCGCTGTTCGGTCTCGTCGTGCTGGCGATCGCGGTTGCGCAGGTGCTCAAATTGTCGACGATGCTCACGCTCTTGCTCGCCGGCATCATCGTGAAGAACCTCGAGGCGCGCCCGCAGCTTTGGCCGGAGCACTTCGGCACGGCCGGGTGGCTGCTCACCGTGATCCTGTTCGTGCTGACGCTCACGTCGTTCGCATGGCAGGACATCGTCGCGGGCGGACTCGTCGCGGGCGCGCTGATTGCGACGCGCTTCGTCGCGAAGCTCGTCGGCGTGCTCGCGTTCGCGAAGCCGAGCGGCCTCGGCGTCAAGCAGGGCGTTGCGCTCGGCTTCTCGCTCGTGCCGATGTCGGCGCTCGCGTATCTGCTCGTCGACGATACCTACCAGCTTTACCCGAATTTCGATCCGCGCCTGCGCGCGGTCATCATGTGCTCGATCGTCGTGCTGCAACTGATCGGGCCGCTTGTCGTCTATCGCAGCCTGTCGGCCGTCGGCGAACGGCGTGACGCCACCTGA
- a CDS encoding YbdK family carboxylate-amine ligase has product MALETFVNSEPFTFGIELEIQIVNTHNYDLTKASSDLMRLIKDAKFPGNITPEITESMIELSTGICRTHDQALGELHAIRDTLVSAADQLNVGLCGGGTHAFQQWSERQIFDAPRFQYISELYGYLAKQFTVFGQHVHIGCPDADSALFLLHSMSRFIPHFIALSASSPYVQNVDTGFHSARLNSVFAFPLSGRAPFVLTWQGFEEYFTKMVNTGVVNSMKDFYWDIRPKPGYGTIEVRVMDTPLSVDRAAAIACYIQTLARYLLIDRPLKLSEDDYLVYTFNRFEACRFGLEGTCVNPQTGERRTIAEDILDTLERIAPHAAALGSRAALDEIGALAKARVNDASWLRTIFKQEKSLNETVRQQCLRWRE; this is encoded by the coding sequence ATGGCACTCGAAACCTTTGTCAATTCCGAACCGTTCACGTTCGGCATCGAGCTCGAAATCCAGATCGTCAATACGCACAACTACGATCTGACTAAAGCGTCGTCCGACCTGATGCGGCTCATCAAGGATGCGAAATTTCCCGGCAACATCACGCCGGAGATCACCGAAAGCATGATCGAGCTGTCGACGGGCATATGCCGAACGCATGATCAGGCATTGGGCGAACTGCACGCGATCCGCGACACGCTCGTCAGCGCGGCCGACCAGCTGAACGTCGGTCTCTGCGGCGGCGGCACGCACGCGTTCCAGCAATGGAGCGAGCGGCAGATCTTCGATGCGCCGCGCTTCCAGTACATCTCCGAGCTGTACGGCTATCTCGCGAAGCAGTTCACGGTGTTCGGCCAGCACGTGCATATCGGCTGTCCGGACGCCGACAGCGCGCTGTTCCTGCTGCATTCGATGTCGCGCTTCATCCCGCACTTCATCGCACTTTCGGCGTCGTCGCCGTACGTGCAGAACGTCGACACCGGATTTCATTCTGCACGCCTGAATTCCGTGTTCGCGTTCCCGCTGTCGGGCCGCGCGCCGTTCGTGCTCACCTGGCAAGGCTTCGAGGAGTACTTCACGAAGATGGTGAACACGGGCGTCGTCAACAGCATGAAGGATTTCTACTGGGACATTCGCCCGAAGCCCGGCTACGGAACGATCGAGGTGCGCGTGATGGACACGCCGCTGTCCGTCGACCGCGCGGCCGCGATCGCGTGCTACATCCAGACGCTCGCACGCTATCTGCTGATCGATCGGCCGCTCAAGCTGTCGGAGGACGACTATCTCGTCTACACGTTCAACCGCTTCGAGGCGTGCCGCTTCGGACTCGAGGGCACCTGCGTGAATCCGCAGACGGGCGAGCGCCGGACGATCGCCGAGGACATCCTCGACACGCTCGAGCGCATCGCGCCGCACGCGGCGGCGCTCGGCTCGCGCGCGGCGCTCGACGAGATCGGCGCGCTCGCGAAGGCGCGC